The Metabacillus sediminilitoris genome window below encodes:
- a CDS encoding YrdB family protein, translating to MFIVQSINLAVRFLLELCALTALGYWGFKTGHGTFLKIGLGIGTPLVAAFIWGMFVSPKATYKLGAPVELFIEVLVLGGAGLALYFSGKSSLAFTFIIVVFINKILMVVWGQ from the coding sequence ATGTTCATTGTACAATCAATTAATTTAGCTGTGCGCTTTCTATTAGAGCTCTGTGCTTTGACAGCTCTAGGCTATTGGGGATTTAAAACAGGACATGGAACATTTTTAAAAATAGGATTAGGAATAGGAACACCATTAGTTGCTGCATTTATTTGGGGAATGTTTGTTTCTCCAAAAGCAACTTACAAATTAGGTGCGCCTGTTGAACTTTTCATTGAAGTACTTGTCTTGGGAGGAGCAGGGCTTGCTTTATATTTTTCAGGGAAAAGCTCGTTAGCTTTCACCTTTATTATTGTTGTTTTTATAAATAAAATTTTGATGGTTGTTTGGGGACAATAG
- a CDS encoding glutathionylspermidine synthase family protein → MENSVYVEDHRRRRQKTYNNLHSFWHDLYDSEYALYDIALMTKDEIDEIRLVTNRVGKIFFKMGNLLRSSSDETLLQLDIPKNMLPFIRHRPLPVESVISRVDLVQTAKGLKVLELNSDTPTFEKEVFYVNGAICEEFGFDDPNKGFADSLGKEIRKALAESLHRIQFTEDPYIVFTSHECHEEDKYTTLYLMELANVSAKYVPLHKLTIKEHEGLFDDEGKRINVLYRQTYPLEHLIEDVEEDTGQKIGIQLLELVNANKLIILNPISAFLLQSKAVQAVIWGMMELDHPYFSTEEKQWILSYFLPTYLEEDYFLKNGLTYVKKPSFGREGDTVSIFHGSTKIYEDSHKTYEQSLPVFQKYVDLPMKKIKTINGIKEAKLLIGSFLINGEASGIGLRAGRQITDNNAYFLPVGLKRYGRDLRT, encoded by the coding sequence ATGGAAAACTCGGTTTATGTGGAAGATCACAGGCGTCGACGTCAAAAAACCTATAACAACCTTCATTCGTTTTGGCATGATCTTTATGATAGTGAATATGCCTTATATGATATTGCATTAATGACAAAGGATGAAATTGACGAAATTCGCTTAGTGACAAACAGGGTGGGCAAGATCTTTTTTAAGATGGGGAACTTGTTAAGAAGTTCGTCTGACGAGACACTTTTGCAGCTCGATATACCAAAAAACATGCTCCCCTTTATAAGACATCGCCCGTTACCGGTTGAATCTGTTATTTCGAGGGTTGATTTGGTCCAAACAGCTAAAGGATTAAAGGTGCTTGAGCTAAATAGTGATACACCAACTTTTGAGAAGGAAGTATTTTATGTGAATGGGGCAATATGTGAGGAATTTGGTTTCGATGATCCGAATAAAGGATTTGCCGATTCTCTAGGCAAGGAAATACGCAAGGCATTAGCAGAATCGTTGCATCGCATTCAATTTACAGAAGATCCTTATATTGTTTTTACATCACATGAATGCCATGAAGAAGATAAATATACAACCTTGTATTTAATGGAATTGGCAAATGTATCGGCAAAATATGTTCCATTACACAAGCTGACGATTAAAGAACACGAAGGCTTGTTTGATGATGAAGGAAAAAGGATCAATGTCCTTTATCGGCAAACATATCCATTAGAGCATCTAATTGAAGATGTTGAGGAAGATACAGGGCAAAAAATTGGTATACAACTGCTAGAACTAGTAAATGCAAACAAGCTGATTATCCTGAATCCTATTTCAGCGTTCTTACTACAATCAAAGGCAGTTCAGGCTGTCATATGGGGGATGATGGAACTTGACCATCCATATTTCTCAACTGAAGAAAAACAATGGATTTTATCGTATTTTTTGCCTACGTATTTAGAAGAGGACTACTTTTTAAAAAACGGATTGACATATGTAAAAAAGCCTAGTTTCGGTAGAGAAGGGGATACGGTTTCGATTTTTCATGGATCTACTAAAATTTATGAAGACAGTCATAAAACATATGAACAATCATTACCTGTTTTTCAAAAGTATGTTGATCTTCCAATGAAAAAAATTAAAACAATAAATGGGATAAAAGAAGCGAAACTTTTAATTGGCAGCTTTTTAATCAATGGAGAAGCGAGCGGAATTGGCTTACGAGCAGGCAGGCAAATTACGGATAACAATGCTTATTTCTTACCTGTAGGATTAAAACGATATGGAAGGGACTTGAGAACATGA
- a CDS encoding glutamate-5-semialdehyde dehydrogenase — MTEILQKGKAAKEASFVMVDISTKEKDEALAKIVDQLLVDQEYILEENQKDLSAGKEKGLPDGVLDRIMLNEKRIHDMAEAIRLLIDLKDPIGETLETIKKKNGLHIKKNRVPLGVIGMIYEARPNVTIDAATLTLKTGNAVILRGSSSARHSNLALVETIHKALEKSTVPVDAVQLIEDTSRETAKELFHLKEYLDVLIPRGGKNLIDTVVNEATVPVLETGAGNCHVFIDESADYKMAESIVINGKTQRPSVCNAVETVLIEEKWFAKHGKELLNSLHNHGVEIFGDDAVTNSFSAAKRATEEDWYAEYLALSISVKIINGVDEAIHHINKYGTNHSEAIITENKDHANKFLNKVDAAAVYHNASTRFTDGSEFGYGAEIGISTQKLHARGPMGLNALTSSKFLVYGTGQIRQ; from the coding sequence TTGACTGAGATTTTACAAAAAGGAAAAGCAGCAAAAGAAGCAAGTTTTGTGATGGTGGATATTTCGACTAAGGAGAAGGATGAAGCATTAGCGAAAATTGTTGATCAGCTCCTTGTTGATCAAGAGTATATATTAGAAGAAAATCAAAAGGATCTTTCAGCAGGAAAAGAAAAGGGATTGCCAGATGGTGTATTAGACAGGATCATGTTAAATGAAAAACGAATACATGATATGGCAGAAGCCATTCGGTTATTAATAGATTTAAAAGATCCGATTGGTGAAACATTGGAAACAATTAAGAAGAAAAATGGTTTGCACATTAAAAAGAATCGTGTTCCACTTGGTGTTATTGGTATGATTTATGAAGCAAGACCTAATGTGACGATTGACGCAGCAACATTGACCTTAAAAACAGGAAATGCCGTTATTTTAAGAGGAAGTTCATCTGCTCGTCATTCTAATTTAGCTCTTGTTGAAACGATTCATAAAGCATTAGAAAAAAGTACTGTTCCAGTTGATGCCGTACAATTAATCGAGGATACAAGCCGTGAAACGGCAAAAGAGCTTTTTCATTTAAAAGAATATTTAGATGTGTTAATACCTCGAGGCGGAAAGAATTTAATTGATACAGTTGTTAATGAGGCAACAGTACCTGTTCTTGAAACAGGTGCAGGCAATTGCCATGTTTTTATCGATGAATCAGCAGACTATAAAATGGCTGAAAGCATTGTGATAAATGGTAAAACTCAACGTCCATCTGTTTGTAATGCGGTTGAAACAGTATTAATAGAAGAAAAATGGTTTGCAAAGCACGGAAAAGAATTACTGAATTCATTGCATAATCATGGCGTTGAGATTTTTGGTGATGATGCTGTAACAAATAGTTTCAGTGCAGCGAAGAGAGCGACTGAAGAAGACTGGTATGCAGAATATTTAGCTCTATCAATTAGTGTAAAGATCATAAATGGCGTAGATGAAGCAATTCATCATATTAATAAATATGGTACAAATCACTCTGAAGCGATTATTACGGAAAATAAAGATCATGCGAACAAATTTCTGAATAAGGTTGATGCTGCAGCTGTTTATCATAACGCATCTACACGTTTTACAGATGGATCTGAATTCGGATATGGAGCTGAGATAGGCATAAGTACGCAAAAGCTGCACGCAAGAGGGCCAATGGGCCTTAATGCGTTAACATCGAGTAAGTTTTTAGTTTATGGTACTGGGCAGATTCGTCAATAA
- a CDS encoding CPBP family intramembrane glutamic endopeptidase, whose protein sequence is MSRNDNVTNLLIGTLFLAGILFIAYSLFSVVPIIFAILIILYFTNLNKQLIITIAAFLIGFFLHKYFALMIMHIENSELRISLNRFSLLFVIGSLVVVSRVYKQPFRYNHKPVWNNTISFPFIWSGFHSVKISTFLIVAISLNSLVFLPFILKQDGTFLQKVVMLAILFSVINAILEEILWRGYLLSHLQESVNDYYALLFSSIGFGLQHISLGIPLVPSILFSFGGIFFAGIVMRSKSIFPSIIWHILLNFGMVFSGFNV, encoded by the coding sequence ATGTCACGAAATGACAACGTAACAAACTTGCTAATTGGAACCCTATTTTTAGCTGGTATTTTATTCATCGCTTATTCTCTATTTTCTGTGGTACCGATTATATTTGCCATACTTATCATTCTCTATTTCACAAATCTAAATAAACAGTTAATCATTACAATTGCGGCTTTCTTAATTGGGTTTTTCCTTCACAAATATTTCGCACTCATGATCATGCATATTGAAAATAGTGAACTTAGAATCAGTTTAAATAGATTTTCACTGCTTTTTGTCATCGGAAGTTTAGTTGTTGTTTCACGAGTTTACAAACAGCCATTTCGATACAATCATAAACCAGTATGGAACAATACGATTTCATTTCCTTTTATATGGAGTGGGTTTCACAGTGTAAAAATATCTACTTTTCTCATTGTCGCCATTTCTCTCAATTCACTTGTATTTCTGCCATTTATTCTGAAACAGGATGGTACCTTTCTACAAAAAGTCGTTATGTTAGCTATTTTGTTTTCAGTCATTAATGCGATTTTAGAAGAAATATTGTGGAGAGGCTATTTGCTATCCCATTTACAAGAAAGTGTGAATGATTATTATGCCTTGCTCTTTTCGAGTATAGGTTTTGGCTTACAGCATATTTCGCTTGGGATTCCGCTTGTGCCTTCGATTTTATTTTCCTTTGGAGGCATTTTTTTCGCTGGGATTGTCATGCGCTCAAAAAGCATTTTCCCCTCGATTATTTGGCATATTCTCTTGAACTTTGGCATGGTGTTTAGCGGGTTTAATGTCTAA
- a CDS encoding DUF350 domain-containing protein, translated as MTFLDLFLSTVSYIGLAVVMLIIGIFLFEVTTKNKEFTLIKNGNKAAVYAFGGRILGLAIVLYASISNSVNMLDMVIWGSIAIIIQIILFYLAELLTPTFNITNAIDEDNQAVGLFLLFLSVSIGLIIAASLTY; from the coding sequence ATGACATTTTTAGACTTATTTTTGTCAACAGTTTCCTACATTGGATTAGCTGTTGTAATGTTGATCATTGGGATTTTCCTTTTTGAAGTGACAACGAAAAATAAAGAATTTACATTAATTAAAAATGGGAATAAAGCGGCAGTATATGCATTTGGAGGTCGAATTTTAGGCTTAGCAATCGTATTGTATGCATCAATATCTAATTCAGTAAATATGTTAGATATGGTGATATGGGGTAGTATTGCCATTATCATCCAAATTATCTTGTTTTATCTTGCTGAGTTATTGACGCCTACATTTAATATAACAAATGCGATAGATGAAGATAACCAAGCAGTTGGTTTATTTCTCTTATTTTTATCTGTCTCTATCGGGTTAATTATTGCAGCATCGTTAACATATTAA
- the proB gene encoding glutamate 5-kinase, with the protein MEKKRIVVKIGSSSLTDAKGQIDQEKLLDHVHALAALREAGHEVLLVSSGAVAAGFSRLGYPTRPITLKGKQAAAAVGQSLLVQSYIEQFSQFHIIPAQILLTRNDFSKQDRYKNAYATITELLERGILPIINENDTVSVEELTFGDNDMLSALVSGLVHADQLIILTDINGLYDSNPRTNPLAQKIDYLPEVTADMLTAAEGTGSKVGTGGMKSKLMAAKTAISLGVKVFIGLGQGNQKLLDIIHGNGNGTYIGKEGLASINNSRQWIAFHSEVTGTIYVDQGAEDALLYKGKSLLPAGVFNIKGSFQKCDVVEVVGPNGLLGKGEVLFSSEEMKKMMGKRSEELSKDEVLSSIVVIHRNKWVKA; encoded by the coding sequence ATGGAGAAGAAGAGGATTGTTGTTAAGATTGGCAGTAGTTCATTAACTGATGCGAAAGGACAAATTGATCAAGAAAAATTACTTGATCACGTACATGCGCTAGCTGCATTGCGTGAGGCAGGGCATGAAGTCCTGCTTGTGTCGTCTGGAGCAGTTGCAGCAGGGTTTTCACGGTTAGGATATCCGACTCGCCCCATTACGTTAAAGGGGAAGCAAGCAGCTGCAGCAGTAGGACAAAGTCTATTGGTCCAATCATATATTGAACAATTTAGTCAATTTCATATTATACCTGCTCAAATCCTTCTTACGCGAAATGATTTTTCGAAACAAGACCGTTATAAAAATGCGTATGCAACGATTACGGAGTTGCTAGAGCGGGGAATTTTACCAATTATTAATGAAAACGATACAGTTTCGGTTGAAGAGCTCACATTTGGTGATAATGATATGCTTTCAGCACTTGTAAGCGGGCTTGTTCATGCAGATCAGCTCATTATTTTAACGGACATTAACGGTTTATATGATTCAAATCCTCGCACAAATCCATTAGCTCAAAAAATAGACTACCTGCCAGAGGTGACAGCTGATATGCTAACGGCAGCAGAAGGGACTGGATCAAAGGTAGGAACTGGCGGGATGAAGTCCAAATTAATGGCAGCAAAGACCGCGATTTCCTTAGGTGTAAAGGTCTTTATTGGTTTAGGTCAAGGCAATCAAAAACTACTGGACATCATTCATGGGAATGGAAACGGTACGTATATTGGTAAAGAAGGGCTTGCCTCGATAAATAATAGCAGGCAATGGATCGCCTTTCATTCAGAAGTTACTGGAACGATTTACGTGGATCAGGGAGCTGAGGATGCCCTTTTATATAAAGGGAAAAGTCTCCTTCCAGCGGGTGTTTTTAATATTAAGGGCTCGTTTCAAAAATGCGATGTTGTTGAAGTAGTAGGCCCAAATGGTTTACTTGGCAAGGGTGAAGTTTTATTTTCATCTGAAGAAATGAAAAAAATGATGGGGAAACGAAGTGAAGAGCTAAGTAAGGATGAAGTTTTATCATCGATTGTTGTTATACATCGAAATAAGTGGGTAAAAGCTTAA
- a CDS encoding LamB/YcsF family protein, with amino-acid sequence MIPELILYGLSESEIVITEKKVDLKTANEVFADQTYHEDGSLTPCIRKDALVSNEQTAIMQVIEIVKEQKVVTTSGIEIPIKADQWRW; translated from the coding sequence TTGATTCCAGAACTTATTTTATATGGATTATCTGAAAGTGAAATAGTAATTACTGAAAAAAAGGTTGACTTAAAAACAGCAAATGAAGTATTTGCTGATCAAACCTATCATGAAGATGGTTCCTTAACTCCGTGTATTAGAAAGGATGCGCTTGTTTCCAATGAACAAACAGCCATTATGCAAGTAATCGAAATCGTGAAAGAACAGAAGGTTGTAACAACGTCTGGAATTGAAATTCCAATCAAAGCTGATCAATGGAGATGGTGA
- a CDS encoding permease yields MFAGHFGVAAIVKAKAPEVPLWSLIVSSQLMDLVFLPLSLAGVEMIELIGDGGYGETIIHADYTHSLIGALLISLIAGLLAGLFWNRKSGIIIGSVAFSHWLLDLIVHRSDMPILPGNLGGFPLLGLGLWAVPTVSMAFEGLLIIAGSLLYFRYAINSAGSQRRGIGALMGSTMMLFLVFSLLSSMFS; encoded by the coding sequence ATGTTCGCCGGACATTTCGGAGTAGCGGCCATTGTAAAAGCGAAGGCACCTGAGGTACCGCTTTGGTCACTGATTGTAAGCAGTCAGCTAATGGATCTTGTATTTTTGCCACTTTCTTTAGCAGGAGTGGAGATGATTGAACTGATAGGTGATGGGGGATACGGTGAAACGATTATCCATGCTGATTATACTCATTCCTTAATTGGAGCACTGCTTATTTCTCTCATTGCTGGACTTCTTGCAGGCTTGTTTTGGAATAGGAAAAGCGGAATTATTATTGGATCTGTTGCATTCAGCCATTGGCTGCTAGACCTAATCGTCCATCGTTCTGATATGCCGATTTTGCCGGGGAATCTTGGTGGATTTCCACTTTTGGGGCTGGGTTTATGGGCAGTTCCGACAGTGAGTATGGCGTTTGAAGGGCTGCTTATTATTGCAGGATCCCTCCTCTATTTTCGTTATGCGATAAATTCAGCGGGATCACAACGAAGGGGAATTGGTGCTTTGATGGGGAGCACCATGATGTTGTTTCTTGTATTTTCATTGTTATCAAGTATGTTTTCTTAA
- a CDS encoding TetR/AcrR family transcriptional regulator yields MSPRRGLDLQTILQAAIEIADQEGVEAVTLATLAKKLTIRPPSLYNHIDGITGLRKKLAVHGLEEVYSKLAQAAIGRSKDEAVHEMADAYVSFARNHPGLYELTIGINDLDDLDIQHAGEKIIDLIIQVLDGYGLKEDEALHAVRGLRSILHGFSSLEQKGGFGLPLDLDVSLHLLIESFLAGIDKMKKDHD; encoded by the coding sequence ATGTCACCAAGAAGGGGTCTTGATTTACAGACAATTTTACAAGCAGCAATTGAAATAGCCGATCAAGAAGGTGTAGAAGCCGTTACATTAGCTACTCTAGCAAAAAAATTAACCATACGTCCACCATCTTTATACAATCATATCGACGGTATCACTGGTCTGCGAAAAAAATTAGCAGTCCATGGATTAGAAGAAGTATATAGTAAACTTGCTCAAGCAGCTATTGGAAGGTCAAAAGATGAAGCAGTCCATGAGATGGCTGATGCATATGTGAGCTTCGCACGCAATCATCCTGGGTTGTATGAACTAACAATCGGGATAAATGATCTTGATGATCTAGACATTCAACATGCAGGAGAGAAGATCATCGATTTAATTATTCAAGTTCTCGATGGTTATGGCTTAAAAGAAGATGAAGCTCTACATGCAGTACGCGGATTAAGAAGCATTTTACACGGATTTTCTTCTCTTGAACAAAAAGGTGGGTTTGGATTGCCTCTTGATCTCGATGTAAGCCTGCATTTATTGATTGAAAGTTTTTTAGCTGGTATTGATAAGATGAAAAAGGATCACGATTAG
- a CDS encoding P-loop NTPase family protein, giving the protein MTTEKQLIHKTYYETYLTGSEQTAPAQVLGQAYFEEQNSDESFDLSYIRFAQGEIYFHYQDYEAAIFKWENIKNELEPWANKNIGDAYYKLGLLSAAEDKYNSIETEDQTLNIEVALKLFFLYQERNKLENAYETIKRALHINSDYPQVTKIARKFYEENNDYKHAVILAVKESIRTEREEWFSILITYVKGGYTKQFEPDFFAEALLTFYEVSQHAFAQLTTALWNSYRDENSYLTWLRTINDMLLTVDHEASDEWDQTVQLYEETFLELTNGSYYLSEIHDVIPYLLANWMKLSTRSNGLFPSATVLAWNEIFPGTVIPDAVYKAESIIFESENEESGLENALHLYHTINRWAEGHSVEVDYKVKWWVEELINPQIKNHFLLTGKAGSGKTTFVNSLLGDKLFKGSTTSFVVLHDDDDLIMNQIKNDEQIPINYQSELNNLMINETNGLFQVKRPCILMHEHQCAIIDTPPINGSNEARNEIFDSLLLVDGMLYVLDGSSPLTEGEYDVLCQIKNFAPNVKVNFILNKVDLVSSDAQTEALINEIKGKLKNIYPEAEILPYSSLHPFNQQLSQLNGFLYTHYPYSMKEKQEKRTKKVLTLIRKMLANLLQKRVEMEKGLIDSIQWNEDILGRLTGFTNKLTDLQQEKIATITAAYKALLKESKTELKVTLPTLIKESSELIKEESDFKQIHIQLNENMNNRVQDYYEQTLIPALCEKLEDWISSSHEELLESQSYLMEMSGTFNEIYQSEKLSLQCEFTILNDWRRDINRMTGRLQYEKENIMLRRNKPTQVILKGAGKLFGGMNQNKSMLANQYKKYVENESYDEVTESISTKLFLPFELFEKGLKQDISTFFNGPINEVTHTITETEEAIQNGKEGLSDMKANPEIFYDPLKLFEVNLLQQEFMLQAKKDYSRSL; this is encoded by the coding sequence ATGACAACTGAAAAACAACTAATTCATAAGACATATTATGAGACGTATTTGACTGGGAGTGAACAAACAGCGCCCGCTCAAGTACTTGGTCAAGCCTATTTTGAGGAGCAAAATAGTGATGAAAGCTTTGACTTGTCATATATTCGTTTTGCTCAAGGCGAAATTTATTTTCATTATCAAGATTATGAGGCAGCCATTTTTAAATGGGAAAATATCAAAAATGAATTAGAACCATGGGCTAATAAAAATATTGGTGATGCTTATTATAAATTAGGATTGCTATCCGCAGCTGAAGATAAATACAACTCAATTGAAACAGAAGATCAAACATTAAATATTGAAGTGGCTCTGAAGCTTTTTTTCCTTTATCAGGAAAGAAATAAGCTGGAAAATGCATATGAGACAATTAAAAGAGCTTTACATATTAATTCAGATTATCCGCAGGTAACAAAGATTGCTAGAAAATTTTACGAAGAAAATAATGATTATAAACATGCAGTTATTCTAGCAGTCAAGGAATCTATTCGAACAGAGAGAGAAGAATGGTTTTCCATATTAATTACTTATGTAAAAGGTGGATATACGAAGCAGTTTGAACCTGATTTTTTTGCTGAAGCACTCCTTACATTTTATGAAGTAAGCCAGCATGCATTTGCCCAGCTCACAACTGCTTTGTGGAATAGCTATCGAGATGAAAATTCGTATCTTACTTGGTTAAGAACCATAAATGACATGCTTTTAACTGTCGACCATGAAGCAAGTGATGAGTGGGATCAAACTGTACAGCTCTATGAAGAAACGTTCCTCGAATTAACAAACGGTTCATATTACTTAAGTGAAATACATGATGTCATTCCATATTTATTGGCAAATTGGATGAAACTTTCAACACGTTCAAACGGTTTGTTCCCATCGGCTACGGTGTTAGCTTGGAATGAAATTTTCCCTGGAACGGTTATTCCTGATGCTGTCTATAAAGCAGAATCCATCATTTTTGAATCTGAAAATGAGGAAAGTGGATTAGAAAACGCATTACATTTATATCATACAATTAACAGATGGGCTGAGGGCCATTCTGTTGAAGTTGATTATAAAGTTAAATGGTGGGTTGAAGAGCTTATTAATCCACAGATTAAAAACCACTTCCTATTAACTGGAAAAGCTGGAAGCGGAAAAACAACATTCGTCAATTCACTATTAGGAGACAAACTTTTCAAAGGGTCCACGACTTCCTTTGTGGTCCTTCATGACGATGACGATCTAATCATGAATCAGATTAAGAATGATGAACAAATACCTATTAATTATCAATCTGAATTAAATAACTTAATGATTAATGAAACGAACGGTCTATTTCAAGTGAAAAGACCTTGTATATTGATGCATGAGCACCAATGCGCGATCATTGATACACCTCCAATCAATGGCAGTAATGAAGCGAGAAATGAGATATTTGATTCACTGCTCTTAGTTGACGGGATGCTCTACGTTCTTGATGGATCATCACCATTAACTGAAGGAGAATACGATGTTTTATGCCAAATAAAAAACTTTGCTCCTAATGTAAAGGTCAACTTTATCTTAAATAAAGTTGATTTAGTTTCAAGTGATGCACAAACTGAAGCACTTATAAATGAAATCAAAGGAAAACTTAAAAATATCTATCCAGAAGCGGAAATTTTACCATACTCATCATTACACCCATTTAATCAGCAATTAAGTCAATTAAATGGCTTTTTATACACACATTACCCTTACAGCATGAAGGAAAAGCAAGAAAAACGAACGAAGAAAGTTCTCACACTTATACGAAAAATGCTCGCTAATCTCCTGCAAAAACGAGTAGAAATGGAAAAGGGATTAATTGATTCGATTCAATGGAATGAAGATATATTAGGGCGCTTAACAGGCTTTACAAATAAGCTCACAGATCTTCAACAGGAAAAAATCGCAACTATCACAGCAGCGTACAAAGCATTACTTAAGGAAAGTAAAACAGAGTTAAAAGTAACATTACCTACACTCATTAAAGAAAGCTCAGAACTAATAAAAGAGGAAAGTGACTTTAAGCAAATCCATATTCAGCTTAATGAAAATATGAATAACAGGGTACAGGATTATTATGAACAGACTTTGATTCCTGCACTTTGTGAGAAACTCGAAGATTGGATTTCCTCATCACATGAAGAATTACTAGAAAGTCAGTCATATTTAATGGAAATGAGCGGAACCTTTAATGAAATCTATCAATCAGAGAAGCTTTCATTACAATGTGAATTTACAATCTTAAATGATTGGCGCCGCGATATTAATCGGATGACAGGCAGACTCCAATATGAAAAAGAAAACATTATGCTTAGAAGGAATAAACCAACTCAAGTCATCCTAAAAGGCGCTGGTAAGCTTTTCGGTGGAATGAATCAAAATAAATCAATGTTAGCAAATCAATATAAAAAGTATGTTGAAAATGAATCATATGACGAAGTTACAGAATCCATTTCAACAAAATTATTCTTACCTTTTGAGTTATTTGAAAAAGGTCTAAAACAAGATATATCCACTTTCTTTAATGGACCGATAAATGAAGTGACACATACAATCACAGAAACTGAAGAAGCAATCCAAAATGGAAAAGAAGGGTTAAGCGATATGAAAGCAAACCCGGAAATCTTTTATGATCCATTGAAATTATTTGAAGTAAACCTTCTCCAACAGGAATTCATGCTTCAGGCGAAAAAGGACTATAGCCGTAGTTTGTAG
- a CDS encoding carboxyltransferase domain-containing protein, protein MAIPRKERPRLKIPAGSVEIVKETTL, encoded by the coding sequence ATTGCCATTCCTCGGAAGGAGAGACCACGATTAAAGATTCCAGCTGGCAGTGTCGAAATTGTTAAAGAAACAACACTTTGA
- a CDS encoding MBL fold metallo-hydrolase — MKLTKIANVYQLTFLPNIFPVNCYLVEEDSALLLIDTGLPNSYKGIIDVIEKLNKPLTSILLTHAHEDHVGSLDKLKKRFPHVPVSISARDNRILKGDKSLDSNEPQTPIKGGVPKNLLTKRDLLLKEGDRVGSLLVVATPGHTPGSISFLDTRNQSLIAGDAMQTRGGIAVSGQVRPFFPFPAFGTWNKELSLESVKKIADLKPSLLAVGHGEMLQTPDPFIQKAIRQAEKKLALTAN, encoded by the coding sequence TTGAAACTTACAAAAATAGCGAATGTTTACCAATTAACATTCTTACCTAACATCTTTCCAGTGAATTGTTATCTTGTTGAGGAAGATTCTGCACTATTATTAATTGATACAGGTCTACCGAATAGTTATAAAGGAATAATAGATGTGATTGAAAAGCTTAATAAACCACTAACAAGTATTTTGCTTACACATGCTCACGAAGACCACGTTGGTTCATTAGATAAATTAAAGAAAAGATTTCCACATGTACCTGTTTCAATCTCTGCACGGGATAACCGGATTTTAAAAGGTGATAAGTCATTAGACAGCAATGAACCGCAAACACCAATTAAAGGTGGAGTTCCTAAAAATCTGCTGACAAAGCGTGATCTCCTTCTTAAAGAAGGGGATAGGGTTGGATCACTGTTAGTTGTGGCGACACCTGGCCATACCCCAGGCTCTATCTCATTTTTAGATACTCGTAATCAATCACTTATTGCAGGGGATGCGATGCAGACAAGAGGAGGAATTGCGGTAAGTGGCCAAGTTCGCCCATTCTTTCCTTTTCCTGCTTTTGGTACATGGAACAAGGAACTTTCACTAGAAAGTGTGAAAAAAATCGCTGATCTAAAGCCAAGTCTTCTAGCAGTAGGACATGGAGAAATGCTTCAAACTCCAGATCCATTTATCCAAAAAGCAATCCGTCAGGCAGAAAAAAAGTTAGCATTAACAGCAAATTAA